A genomic segment from Necator americanus strain Aroian chromosome III, whole genome shotgun sequence encodes:
- a CDS encoding hypothetical protein (NECATOR_CHRIII.G11323.T2) has translation MADPLDFGEQQRFDQLHHQQLEQKLFNTGPRASRTLPTATSQNLPSGDGSASFPNLCPTDVALQPFNEDSIDGQMRVFAAPFVNECSNLSSAGSISDREPDGTPGRCNRSGPEKKSVRKRRRGDETPKSERKITDFIRGQTSPKRMVVNSNGENYLNETNPVVGVGVQRWMTTSPTPLSRVTPTNPHYSSDSNSNSNQSPPAPPPIRLKTDCETQTDFEELSVAPPEEIAKRDRLIQELRNQLIEEQNRTANERRKNESAKEALKRILIEKNTMERKAIRDKTTENTPRIGQYKLVRHGDSFREVWVDGWAQEELDKKMQQIANERNEIANASALLKKRKPVGIAKEGSTPKRSAANSLSAQLAAIQTDGSMPSTSSSGDDAVFRRPEEPKEINYQEYIELDEIYKLRREHMKKEELEVLAEKEKLDRERQLHLRELKRASNERDSRYKDHEMLNKRYLLLSLLGKGGFSEVWRAFDLEENRFVACKIHHVNKEWKEEKKANYVKHAMREKDIHKTLDHCRIVKLFDLFTIDNHSFCTVLEYCTGNDLDFYLKQNKCISEKEARSIIMQVVSALVYLNEKKPPIIHYDLKPANILLESGTTCGAIKITDFGLSKIMEGSSDDDSIELTSQFAGTYWYLPPETFVVSHAPPKISSKVDVWSVGVIFYQCIYGKKPFGNDQTQQKILEENTILKANEVHFPAKPQVSPVAQDFIRRCLQYKKEDRADVFELMKHELFRPRGQKSGPPSSPSISRTLSKCEVEE, from the exons ATGGCTGATCCATTAGATTTCGGCGAGCAGCAGAGATTTGATCAACTTCATCACCAACAGTTGGAACAGAAGCTGTTTAACACGGGTCCCAGAGCGTCAAGGACACTTCCTACGGCAACG TCCCAGAATTTGCCTAGTGGTGACGGCTCAGCTTCTTTTCCAAACTTGTGTCCAACTGATGTTGCTCTACAACCTTTTAATGAGGACAGTATTGATGGTCAAATGCGAGTCTTTGCTGCACCATTTGTAAACGAATGCAGCAATTTAAGTAGCGCAGGCTCAATTTCGGATCGAGAACCGGACGGAACACCTGGGAG ATGTAATCGTTCTGGACCTGAGAAGAAATCAGTCCGCAAGCGGCGTCGCGGCGACGAAACGCCGaagtcagaaagaaaaataacggaTTTCATTAGG GGCCAAACGAGTCCAAAACGAATGGTCGTGAATTCGAACGGTGAGAACTATTTGAACGAAACCAATCCAGTTGTGGGCGTTGGTGTG CAACGTTGGATGACAACGTCTCCAACTCCTCTCAGTCGCGTAACGCCAACAAATCCTCATTACTCGTCTGATTCAAACAGCAATTCAAACCAAAGCCCTCCTGCACCCCCGCCTATACGGTTGAAAACCGACTGTGAAACACAAACTGATTTTGAA GAGCTTAGTGTAGCTCCACCTGAAGAGATTGCCAAAAGAGATCGCTTGATACAAGAACTAAGGAACCAACTTATTGAGGAACAAAATAGA ACCGCAAATGAGCGACGGAAGAACGAATCAGCTAAGGAGGCTCTAAAAAGGATACTCATTGAGAAAAATACcatggaaagaaaagcaatACGAGATAag ACTACTGAAAATACGCCTCGAATAGGTCAGTATAAACTAGTTCGTCACGGTGATTCCTTCCGAGAAGTCTGG gTTGATGGATGGGCACAAGAAGAGCTAgataaaaaaatgcaacagatagctaatgaaagaaatgaaattgcgAATGCTTCAGCGTTGTTGAAGAAGCGAAAACCTGTTGGAATTGCGAAGGAAGGTAGCACACCAAAGCG ATCTGCTGCAAATTCCTTGTCTGCACAATTAGCAGCGATTCAAACTGATGGATCAATGCCGTCCACATCGTCCTCGGGCGATGACGCGGTGTTCCGCCGGCCAGAAGAACCAAAAGAGATTAATTATCAGGAATATATCGAGCTG GATGAAATTTATAAGCTTCGTCGTGAACACATGAAGAAGGAGGAGTTGGAGGTTCTTGCTGAGAAGGAAAAGTTAGATAGGGAGCGCCAACTTCATTTACGAGAGTTAAAGAGAGCCAGTAATGAAAGAGACTCCCGCTACAAGGATCACGAGATGCTCAATAAGCGATATTTATTGCTGTCTCTGCTTGGGAAGGGTGGATTCAG CGAAGTCTGGCGTGCCTTCGACCTTGAGGAGAATCGATTTGTTGCTTGCAAGATCCATCACGTGAACAAGGAGTggaaggaggaaaagaag GCCAACTATGTGAAACATGCAATGCGGGAGAAAGACATTCATAAGACACTCGACCACTGTCGCATCGTGAAGCTGTTCGACCTTTTCACGATAGACAATCATTCGTTTTGCACAGTTCTTGAGTACTGCACGGGTAATGACCTTGACTTCTACCTCAAGCAGAACAAGTGCATATCAGAGAAAGAAGCGCGAAGCATCATCATGCAG GTTGTGTCGGCGCTTGTGTAtctaaatgaaaagaagcCTCCTATAATACACTATGATCTGAAACCCGCTAACATTTTGTTGGAGTCGGGAACAACTTGCGGAGCGATCAAGATTACTGATTTTGGCCTTTCGAAGATTATGGAAGGCTCGTCTGACGATGACAGCATTGAACTAACATCGCAGTTTGCTGGCACGTACTG GTATCTTCCACCAGAAACATTTGTCGTCAGTCACGCTCCTCCCAAGATCAGCTCCAAAGTGGATGTATGGAGTGTTGGCGTAATTTTCTACCAGTGCATCTACGGGAAGAAA CCATTCGGGAATGACCAGACGCAACAGAAGATACTTGAAGAGAACACTATTCTGAAGGCTAACGAGGTCCATTTCCCTGCGAAGCCACAG
- a CDS encoding hypothetical protein (NECATOR_CHRIII.G11323.T1) yields the protein MTTSMADPLDFGEQQRFDQLHHQQLEQKLFNTGPRASRTLPTATSQNLPSGDGSASFPNLCPTDVALQPFNEDSIDGQMRVFAAPFVNECSNLSSAGSISDREPDGTPGRCNRSGPEKKSVRKRRRGDETPKSERKITDFIRGQTSPKRMVVNSNGENYLNETNPVVGVGVQRWMTTSPTPLSRVTPTNPHYSSDSNSNSNQSPPAPPPIRLKTDCETQTDFEELSVAPPEEIAKRDRLIQELRNQLIEEQNRTANERRKNESAKEALKRILIEKNTMERKAIRDKTTENTPRIGQYKLVRHGDSFREVWVDGWAQEELDKKMQQIANERNEIANASALLKKRKPVGIAKEGSTPKRSAANSLSAQLAAIQTDGSMPSTSSSGDDAVFRRPEEPKEINYQEYIELDEIYKLRREHMKKEELEVLAEKEKLDRERQLHLRELKRASNERDSRYKDHEMLNKRYLLLSLLGKGGFSEVWRAFDLEENRFVACKIHHVNKEWKEEKKANYVKHAMREKDIHKTLDHCRIVKLFDLFTIDNHSFCTVLEYCTGNDLDFYLKQNKCISEKEARSIIMQVVSALVYLNEKKPPIIHYDLKPANILLESGTTCGAIKITDFGLSKIMEGSSDDDSIELTSQFAGTYWYLPPETFVVSHAPPKISSKVDVWSVGVIFYQCIYGKKPFGNDQTQQKILEENTILKANEVHFPAKPQVSPVAQDFIRRCLQYKKEDRADVFELMKHELFRPRGQKSGPPSSPSISRTLSKCEVEE from the exons ATGACAACGAGTATGGCTGATCCATTAGATTTCGGCGAGCAGCAGAGATTTGATCAACTTCATCACCAACAGTTGGAACAGAAGCTGTTTAACACGGGTCCCAGAGCGTCAAGGACACTTCCTACGGCAACG TCCCAGAATTTGCCTAGTGGTGACGGCTCAGCTTCTTTTCCAAACTTGTGTCCAACTGATGTTGCTCTACAACCTTTTAATGAGGACAGTATTGATGGTCAAATGCGAGTCTTTGCTGCACCATTTGTAAACGAATGCAGCAATTTAAGTAGCGCAGGCTCAATTTCGGATCGAGAACCGGACGGAACACCTGGGAG ATGTAATCGTTCTGGACCTGAGAAGAAATCAGTCCGCAAGCGGCGTCGCGGCGACGAAACGCCGaagtcagaaagaaaaataacggaTTTCATTAGG GGCCAAACGAGTCCAAAACGAATGGTCGTGAATTCGAACGGTGAGAACTATTTGAACGAAACCAATCCAGTTGTGGGCGTTGGTGTG CAACGTTGGATGACAACGTCTCCAACTCCTCTCAGTCGCGTAACGCCAACAAATCCTCATTACTCGTCTGATTCAAACAGCAATTCAAACCAAAGCCCTCCTGCACCCCCGCCTATACGGTTGAAAACCGACTGTGAAACACAAACTGATTTTGAA GAGCTTAGTGTAGCTCCACCTGAAGAGATTGCCAAAAGAGATCGCTTGATACAAGAACTAAGGAACCAACTTATTGAGGAACAAAATAGA ACCGCAAATGAGCGACGGAAGAACGAATCAGCTAAGGAGGCTCTAAAAAGGATACTCATTGAGAAAAATACcatggaaagaaaagcaatACGAGATAag ACTACTGAAAATACGCCTCGAATAGGTCAGTATAAACTAGTTCGTCACGGTGATTCCTTCCGAGAAGTCTGG gTTGATGGATGGGCACAAGAAGAGCTAgataaaaaaatgcaacagatagctaatgaaagaaatgaaattgcgAATGCTTCAGCGTTGTTGAAGAAGCGAAAACCTGTTGGAATTGCGAAGGAAGGTAGCACACCAAAGCG ATCTGCTGCAAATTCCTTGTCTGCACAATTAGCAGCGATTCAAACTGATGGATCAATGCCGTCCACATCGTCCTCGGGCGATGACGCGGTGTTCCGCCGGCCAGAAGAACCAAAAGAGATTAATTATCAGGAATATATCGAGCTG GATGAAATTTATAAGCTTCGTCGTGAACACATGAAGAAGGAGGAGTTGGAGGTTCTTGCTGAGAAGGAAAAGTTAGATAGGGAGCGCCAACTTCATTTACGAGAGTTAAAGAGAGCCAGTAATGAAAGAGACTCCCGCTACAAGGATCACGAGATGCTCAATAAGCGATATTTATTGCTGTCTCTGCTTGGGAAGGGTGGATTCAG CGAAGTCTGGCGTGCCTTCGACCTTGAGGAGAATCGATTTGTTGCTTGCAAGATCCATCACGTGAACAAGGAGTggaaggaggaaaagaag GCCAACTATGTGAAACATGCAATGCGGGAGAAAGACATTCATAAGACACTCGACCACTGTCGCATCGTGAAGCTGTTCGACCTTTTCACGATAGACAATCATTCGTTTTGCACAGTTCTTGAGTACTGCACGGGTAATGACCTTGACTTCTACCTCAAGCAGAACAAGTGCATATCAGAGAAAGAAGCGCGAAGCATCATCATGCAG GTTGTGTCGGCGCTTGTGTAtctaaatgaaaagaagcCTCCTATAATACACTATGATCTGAAACCCGCTAACATTTTGTTGGAGTCGGGAACAACTTGCGGAGCGATCAAGATTACTGATTTTGGCCTTTCGAAGATTATGGAAGGCTCGTCTGACGATGACAGCATTGAACTAACATCGCAGTTTGCTGGCACGTACTG GTATCTTCCACCAGAAACATTTGTCGTCAGTCACGCTCCTCCCAAGATCAGCTCCAAAGTGGATGTATGGAGTGTTGGCGTAATTTTCTACCAGTGCATCTACGGGAAGAAA CCATTCGGGAATGACCAGACGCAACAGAAGATACTTGAAGAGAACACTATTCTGAAGGCTAACGAGGTCCATTTCCCTGCGAAGCCACAG
- a CDS encoding hypothetical protein (NECATOR_CHRIII.G11320.T3) produces MSRPGRKADRPQSSRGQRLLASIQSTLQGTAPLPNQHLLRERQKKVEGPVEELNDLDSIITQITDLRIRADRSALQIKRNISACSFLVRMGEDEWTEMCKSLTTAALTDGETDFVVDLFIPLMEYDIFCEVMCTELMALCSAFVMDGPNGIGNIPSFIGAILCANWPRHISKASWLLVLEEDNEVCHLVAL; encoded by the exons atgtctCGCCCAGGAAGAAAGGCGGACAGGCCACAGAGCTCCAGAGGTCAACGTCTTCTGGCATCTATACAAAGCACTCTACAGGGAACGGCTCCACTACCCAATCAGCACTTATTGAGAGAAAGACAGAAGAAAGTGGAAGGACCTGTTGAG GAACTGAATGATCTGGACAGCATTATTACGCAGATTACCGATCTTAGAATACGGGCGGACCGGTCGGCGTTGCAAATAA aaaggaATATATCAGCATGCAGTTTTCTTGTTCGAATGGGAGAAGACGAATGGACAGAGATGTGCAAGAGCCTTACCACTGCTGCGCTGACAGATGGGGAGACAGATTTTGTTGTCGATCTATTCATACCATTAATGG AGTATGACATTTTTTGTGAAGTGATGTGCACGGAGTTGATGGCGTTATGCTCTGCTTTCGTAATGGATGGGCCGAATGGAATCGGTAACATTCCGTCTTTCATAGGCGCTATACTTTGTGCGAATTGGCCACGCCATATCTCAAAGGCAA GCTGGCTTCTTGTGTTGGAAGAAGATAACGAGGTTTGTCACTTAGTAGCGTTGTGA